One genomic window of Quercus robur chromosome 6, dhQueRobu3.1, whole genome shotgun sequence includes the following:
- the LOC126689624 gene encoding E3 ubiquitin-protein ligase RHA2B-like, with amino-acid sequence MKALSEFFSNLKTMTKVFFTLLLLEIIFLIRSVTGLSPNSDKRLITTNQYLKLIEKNNPTTLFTKRMRIMTESTECTVCLSEFKEGDKIRKLQCKHTFHKDCLDCWLQQYRRGTCPLCRTKVLQDDIVASYRRMRNQVEYDGSDEELIFLLSALHGNSLHRLF; translated from the coding sequence ATGAAAGCTCTCTCTGAATTCTTCTCCAACCTCAAAACCATGACCAAAGTCTTCTTCACCCTCCTACTTCTTGAAATCATATTTCTAATCCGTTCGGTCACCGGATTAAGCCCCAACTCGGATAAACGCCTAATCACCACTAACCAATACCTTAAACTCATTGAAAAAAACAATCCCACAACTCTTTTCACTAAAAGAATGAGGATTATGACCGAGTCAACTGAATGCACGGTGTGTTTATCTGAATTCAAAGAAGGAGACAAGATTAGAAAGTTGCAATGTAAGCACACGTTCCATAAGGATTGCCTAGATTGCTGGCTACAACAATATCGTCGTGGCACATGCCCACTTTGCCGGACTAAGGTTTTGCAAGATGATATTGTGGCTAGTTACCGTCGGATGCGAAATCAGGTGGAGTACGATGGGAGCGATGAGGAGCTCATTTTCTTGTTGTCTGCATTACATGGCAATAGTTTACATAGATTGTTCTAA